From the Helicoverpa zea isolate HzStark_Cry1AcR chromosome 26, ilHelZeax1.1, whole genome shotgun sequence genome, one window contains:
- the LOC124643124 gene encoding ommochrome-binding protein-like, with product MSLTLIFPVIIALLLNGFNTEKCERIKIGNEFYKRQLIATIDGYPTGMVIDPRTDHIFFILHKRNYTKGIHLLKHGSLGIKELPVSDELSGQCVAIDTTNNIIYIGTNQGLVTYDYSRTEITAERPIGDDDVRSIFIDKTDNQMYIATGSNHEIFRFMNGSAAVKRYEKIPKAYSFILDSKGNAFYEYIDGRLYFFSVDLYEPIQYKGFTRELKYILQLNNNDEAIVAVKGSLFRLFTKSILPVKIGQLGFKITGLAFDQKNNIIIGTKGKIYRYKPIDTNDPCPADDYFLSSI from the coding sequence ATGAGCCTGACACTCATCTTCCCAGTCATCATCGCCTTACTGCTCAATGGATTTAACACGGAAAAATGTGAGAGAATCAAAATAGGCAACGAATTCTACAAGCGACAGTTAATAGCCACCATCGATGGGTACCCCACGGGCATGGTCATAGACCCTAGAACTGACCACATATTCTTCATCCTGCACAAACGGAATTACACTAAAGGAATACATTTGCTCAAGCATGGATCTCTGGGCATCAAAGAACTGCCCGTCTCGGACGAACTTTCAGGACAATGCGTTGCCATAGATACGactaacaatataatatacataggaACTAATCAAGGGTTAGTAACGTACGATTATTCAAGAACAGAAATCACTGCAGAAAGACCGATAGGTGATGATGACGTTAGAAGTATCTTTATTGATAAAACTGACAACCAAATGTATATAGCGACAGGATCCAACCATGAAATATTTCGATTTATGAATGGGTCTGCAGCTGTCAAAAGATACGAGAAGATTCCTAAAGCTTACAGCTTTATTTTGGACAGCAAAGGGAACGCCTTCTATGAATACATCGATGGGAGATTGTATTTTTTCTCAGTAGACTTATATGAACCTATACAATATAAAGGTTTTACAAGAGAATTGAAATACATACTACAGTTAAACAATAATGATGAAGCCATAGTTGCTGTGAAAGGGTCGTTATTTAGGCTCTTCACAAAAAGCATACTGCCAGTGAAAATAGGTCAGTTAGGATTCAAAATCACAGGTTTAGCTTTTGACCAAAAGAACAATATAATTATTGGTACCAAAGGAAAGATTTATAGGTATAAACCGATCGATACGAATGACCCCTGCCCTGCCGATGATTATTTTCTGTCTAGCATATAA